A section of the Leminorella richardii genome encodes:
- a CDS encoding sigma 54-interacting transcriptional regulator produces the protein MNIPSPETTPLCLIAPYSALIDAAESLLPQLSLPITLHLTDLNRVIDELPAIESCGYRVLISRGGCADLLRQHSQLPVVEIKTSGYDVLNALAPFIGQKVRIGIVGFRSVVEGCCQAAVLLGIEHESFLLTSNDEREIAAMQQRLAAQRLEWIVGDTACQDYFSPLGTQFRLLNSGVDSVRQALEEAQTLYQVFKQQALERDHLQLILNKFDKGVISIDERGHVLHANHCARTLFGLTELAEADSGEKRATALSLTQLNPPIHPDWPSLRRGKSVLTQVVDSDRGVLVLNQYPVIADGRLIRAVLTVQTVSSLRDTEYQVRRQELAQRGLNARYHFSDIITENSEMKRRLDIMRTYALTDATILISGESGTGKELLAQSLHNASRRASGPFVAINCGAVAPQILESELFGYVAGAFTGASTKGKTGLFELAHQGTLFLDEIGELDKPLQSRLLRVLQERQIMRLGSDRVIPIDIRIIAATNKKLPRLIEKGEFREDLYYRLNVLKATTMPLRERPEDIRTIGLHLLSECCRRYQLPDMTLTSELWKRLQSYSWPGNVRQLSNIIERLALSIHSRPATYAEAKLLLDDLEPAAAPDPSSCPRCQILKGDFKTIRLRMLHQLLAAEQNNKSRLAKRLNVDRTSLNRWLKENLEDASFHG, from the coding sequence ATGAACATCCCCTCACCTGAAACCACGCCCCTCTGTCTGATTGCGCCCTATTCCGCCCTGATAGATGCGGCAGAAAGCCTGCTTCCTCAGCTTTCTCTGCCCATCACGCTGCATCTGACCGACCTAAATCGCGTGATTGATGAACTGCCCGCCATAGAGTCCTGCGGATATCGCGTGCTCATTAGCCGAGGGGGATGTGCTGACCTGCTGCGACAGCATAGCCAACTGCCTGTTGTCGAGATAAAAACGTCAGGCTATGACGTACTCAATGCGCTTGCACCATTTATTGGACAGAAGGTTCGTATCGGTATTGTCGGCTTTCGCAGTGTGGTAGAAGGCTGCTGTCAAGCTGCTGTACTGCTGGGGATAGAACACGAATCCTTTCTATTAACCAGTAACGACGAGCGGGAAATCGCCGCTATGCAGCAAAGGCTAGCAGCCCAGCGGCTGGAATGGATTGTTGGCGATACGGCCTGTCAGGACTACTTTTCCCCACTGGGAACTCAGTTTCGCCTTTTAAACTCGGGAGTCGACTCCGTACGTCAGGCTCTGGAAGAGGCTCAAACTCTCTATCAGGTCTTCAAGCAGCAGGCGCTAGAACGCGATCACCTACAGCTCATCCTAAACAAGTTTGATAAGGGCGTTATTTCCATTGATGAACGAGGTCATGTTCTACACGCTAACCACTGCGCCCGCACTCTGTTTGGCTTGACTGAGCTCGCTGAAGCAGATAGCGGTGAAAAGCGCGCTACGGCACTCTCACTCACGCAGCTTAATCCTCCCATTCATCCTGACTGGCCTTCACTGCGGCGAGGAAAATCCGTACTGACTCAGGTTGTCGATAGCGATCGAGGCGTACTGGTGTTAAATCAGTATCCGGTTATTGCTGATGGAAGATTAATCCGCGCAGTTCTGACTGTACAGACCGTTTCCAGCCTGCGGGATACAGAATATCAAGTACGGCGTCAAGAACTCGCACAGCGCGGCCTGAATGCCCGTTACCACTTCAGCGACATCATCACCGAAAATTCTGAGATGAAACGGCGACTGGATATTATGCGCACCTATGCGCTGACCGACGCCACTATTTTGATCAGTGGAGAAAGCGGCACCGGTAAAGAGCTGCTGGCGCAAAGCCTACACAATGCCAGTCGACGAGCGAGTGGCCCCTTTGTCGCAATCAACTGCGGCGCAGTTGCGCCACAAATTCTGGAAAGTGAGCTGTTTGGCTACGTCGCCGGTGCGTTTACTGGCGCATCCACAAAAGGAAAAACGGGGCTGTTCGAGCTGGCGCATCAGGGCACGCTGTTTCTTGATGAGATCGGTGAGCTCGACAAGCCGCTTCAGTCGCGCCTATTGCGCGTTTTACAGGAGCGACAGATCATGCGACTGGGGTCTGACCGGGTCATCCCTATTGATATCCGCATTATCGCGGCTACCAACAAGAAGCTCCCACGGCTGATAGAAAAGGGTGAGTTCAGAGAAGATTTATACTATCGCCTCAATGTCCTTAAAGCGACGACGATGCCGCTGCGTGAAAGGCCGGAAGACATCCGAACTATTGGCCTACACCTGCTAAGTGAATGCTGCCGACGCTACCAGCTGCCTGATATGACGCTAACGTCTGAACTATGGAAGAGGCTACAGAGCTATTCGTGGCCTGGCAACGTGCGCCAGCTTAGCAATATCATTGAACGCCTAGCGCTTTCTATTCACTCTCGCCCGGCGACATATGCAGAAGCCAAACTGCTGCTTGATGATTTAGAACCCGCAGCTGCGCCGGATCCATCCTCCTGCCCTCGCTGCCAGATACTTAAGGGAGATTTCAAAACCATCAGGCTACGGATGCTACATCAGCTGCTGGCCGCAGAGCAGAACAATAAAAGCCGTCTGGCTAAGCGGCTCAATGTGGATAGAACGTCGCTGAACCGCTGGTTAAAAGAAAACCTCGAAGATGCGTCTTTCCACGGCTAG
- a CDS encoding PstS family phosphate ABC transporter substrate-binding protein, which translates to MNLKYLLLTLLMLLIVLPALTQGIPLLLIPVFSFLSSNQYTEAALLGAPIGVIFVGYLWGKSVQLPDRFWPRYSPMLIAIFYILIFWVVAMFISGGDFTHDAFDWLGIGFIPFFAAYFVAALGGEFWIMLWAPLGTYTVFSLAMAFGAYRARKTLVDKKGFAASLSLFCALLLVAGCQGYSRSNNLITEDTTKTVMESIPLSSYRPFNKTNRLTPVDKPSLHIAKDWPRLDGATAAYPVYASAVQAIYQGLDATTVQKYVDSNKTPVAYKRLIDGEVDLIFAAEPSAEQRKMAADKGLTFTQIPFSREAFVFVTSKDNPVTSLTVEQIRGIYSGKINNWSEVGGKDENIIPFQRPVNSGSQTVMLSKVMQGTKMRQPLETEYARGMGGLVRRVANYQNVTNALGYSFRYYASQMDASEKLRLLAVNGVEPSVENVRNGSYPFTTDVYMVTIGNPSANTQKLIDWFLSPQGQKLVEDVGYVAIGEGK; encoded by the coding sequence GTGAACCTTAAATATTTACTGCTTACGCTATTAATGCTTTTAATCGTGCTGCCCGCATTGACACAGGGAATACCTCTTCTGCTTATTCCCGTATTTTCATTTCTTTCCTCAAATCAGTATACCGAGGCTGCACTGCTAGGCGCGCCGATTGGCGTTATTTTTGTTGGTTACCTGTGGGGTAAGAGTGTACAGCTACCCGATCGCTTTTGGCCTAGATATTCCCCGATGCTGATCGCCATTTTTTACATTCTTATTTTTTGGGTCGTAGCGATGTTTATCAGCGGAGGAGATTTTACTCACGACGCTTTTGACTGGCTCGGTATCGGATTCATTCCCTTTTTTGCAGCCTATTTTGTGGCTGCGCTTGGTGGAGAATTTTGGATTATGCTGTGGGCTCCATTGGGTACTTATACTGTATTTTCTCTGGCAATGGCCTTTGGGGCGTACCGCGCCCGAAAGACACTGGTAGATAAAAAAGGCTTTGCGGCGTCACTGAGCCTGTTCTGCGCACTTCTGCTGGTGGCGGGCTGTCAGGGATACAGCCGTTCAAACAACCTGATAACGGAAGATACCACCAAGACGGTCATGGAAAGCATTCCTCTGAGCAGCTATCGGCCGTTTAACAAAACCAATCGACTGACACCGGTTGACAAGCCCTCTCTGCACATTGCGAAAGACTGGCCTCGCCTTGACGGTGCGACAGCGGCCTACCCAGTTTACGCCTCAGCGGTACAGGCCATCTATCAGGGGCTGGATGCAACGACTGTTCAAAAGTACGTCGACAGCAATAAGACTCCCGTTGCCTATAAACGGCTGATTGACGGCGAAGTTGACCTGATTTTTGCTGCTGAACCCTCCGCAGAACAGAGGAAAATGGCGGCGGATAAAGGCCTCACGTTCACGCAAATTCCCTTTAGCCGCGAGGCGTTTGTTTTTGTTACCAGTAAGGATAACCCCGTCACTAGCCTGACGGTTGAGCAGATCCGCGGTATCTACAGCGGCAAAATCAATAACTGGAGTGAGGTGGGCGGTAAAGACGAAAATATCATCCCCTTCCAGCGACCGGTTAATTCTGGCAGCCAGACGGTGATGCTGTCTAAAGTCATGCAGGGAACAAAGATGCGCCAGCCGCTGGAAACTGAATACGCCCGAGGCATGGGCGGCCTGGTTCGCCGCGTTGCCAACTACCAGAACGTAACCAACGCGCTAGGCTACTCGTTCCGCTATTACGCCAGCCAGATGGACGCATCGGAAAAGCTGCGCCTGCTTGCCGTTAACGGTGTAGAGCCTTCGGTGGAAAACGTGCGTAACGGAAGCTATCCGTTCACAACGGACGTTTATATGGTGACCATCGGCAATCCTTCTGCCAATACCCAAAAGCTGATTGACTGGTTCTTAAGCCCGCAGGGGCAGAAGCTGGTGGAAGACGTGGGGTATGTGGCGATAGGGGAAGGGAAGTAG
- a CDS encoding DUF4019 domain-containing protein, whose product MKKKRLTHFLLAASASLALFGCKPSEPETEMKAVEQFRTMLAASQYHEIYLASSEMLRKKVSEGELVRLLESARADLGACKKFRLHERGTTTYAKGLQLVRLTYDSTFADGGATEEGFAFEKTQSGLKLAGYWYRRANVVN is encoded by the coding sequence ATGAAAAAGAAACGTTTAACCCATTTTCTTTTAGCAGCAAGCGCATCGCTAGCGCTATTTGGCTGTAAGCCCTCTGAGCCGGAAACGGAGATGAAGGCCGTGGAGCAGTTCAGAACCATGTTAGCCGCTTCTCAGTACCATGAAATCTATCTCGCCTCATCGGAAATGCTGAGAAAAAAGGTCTCGGAGGGGGAACTTGTTCGCCTACTGGAAAGCGCCAGAGCCGATCTTGGCGCCTGTAAAAAATTCAGGCTGCATGAACGGGGAACGACGACCTATGCCAAGGGGCTGCAACTCGTCAGGTTAACTTATGATTCTACCTTTGCTGACGGTGGCGCTACTGAAGAGGGATTCGCGTTTGAAAAGACTCAGAGCGGCCTGAAGCTGGCGGGATACTGGTACAGGCGTGCGAATGTCGTTAATTAA
- a CDS encoding immunity 22 family protein: MECFEEGKVSVWYGVFCSDEELSAYLSIDYSDVSENSWQSGFLTDFTISSFDEDFSERVFWESEAERNDVEGVSYVESFMTPLLEDLRHIDGVINSLFFVYDCNAANVTASSDARMRLLSVYHYKKRYGLLS; the protein is encoded by the coding sequence ATGGAGTGCTTTGAAGAGGGAAAGGTTTCTGTTTGGTATGGCGTTTTTTGCTCTGACGAAGAGCTGAGCGCGTATCTTTCTATCGACTATTCTGATGTGAGCGAAAATAGTTGGCAAAGCGGCTTTTTAACCGATTTTACCATCAGCAGCTTCGATGAGGATTTTTCCGAGCGGGTCTTTTGGGAAAGCGAGGCGGAAAGAAACGACGTTGAAGGCGTTTCCTACGTCGAGTCCTTTATGACGCCGCTGCTGGAAGATTTAAGACACATCGACGGCGTGATAAATTCGCTGTTTTTCGTTTATGACTGTAACGCGGCAAACGTCACGGCTTCTTCCGACGCCAGAATGCGTTTGCTGTCTGTTTATCACTATAAGAAACGATATGGTCTCCTATCTTAA
- the fdnI gene encoding formate dehydrogenase-N subunit gamma produces MMKPNKMIKRNSFIDRACHWTVVICFFLVALSGIAMFFPTLSWLTQTFGTPQMGRILHPFFGVLIFCVLILMFFRFVKHNIPKRGDIGWFLHIVEVLKGNEHKVADVGKYNPGQKVMFWSIMSLTLVLLATGVIIWRPYFAHLFPIWAIRLCLMIHAVAAIVLIHAILVHMYMAFWVKGSITGMIEGKVSRKWAKKHHPRWYREVVAEEEKENK; encoded by the coding sequence ATCATGAAGCCAAATAAGATGATTAAGCGTAACTCATTCATCGATAGGGCGTGTCACTGGACCGTTGTCATCTGCTTTTTCCTGGTGGCGCTGTCCGGTATCGCGATGTTCTTCCCGACGCTGAGCTGGCTAACCCAGACGTTCGGTACACCGCAGATGGGGCGTATTCTGCACCCGTTCTTTGGCGTGCTGATCTTCTGTGTGCTGATCCTGATGTTCTTCCGCTTCGTGAAGCACAACATACCGAAGAGGGGCGATATCGGCTGGTTCCTTCACATTGTTGAAGTGCTGAAGGGCAACGAGCATAAAGTGGCTGACGTGGGTAAATACAACCCCGGTCAGAAAGTGATGTTCTGGAGCATCATGAGCCTGACGCTAGTGCTGCTGGCGACTGGCGTGATTATCTGGCGTCCATACTTTGCTCACCTGTTCCCGATCTGGGCTATTCGTCTGTGTCTGATGATTCATGCGGTAGCGGCCATTGTGCTTATCCACGCGATTCTGGTTCACATGTACATGGCGTTCTGGGTGAAAGGTTCCATCACCGGCATGATTGAAGGCAAAGTCAGCCGCAAGTGGGCGAAGAAGCATCACCCTCGCTGGTACCGTGAAGTCGTAGCGGAAGAAGAGAAAGAAAATAAGTAA
- the fdxH gene encoding formate dehydrogenase subunit beta: MSMQSQDIIKRSATNTLTPPPQVRHHQEEVAKLIDVTTCIGCKACQVACSEWNDIRDEVGHNVGVYDNPADLTAKSWTVMRYSEVEENGKLEWLIRKDGCMHCSDPGCLKACPSAGAIIQYANGIVDFQSEHCIGCGYCIAGCPFNVPRLNKEDNRVYKCTLCVDRVTVGQEPACVKTCPTGAIHFGTKEAMKQLAEERIVELKGRGYENAGLYDPQGVGGTHVMYVLHHADRPELYHNLPKDPVISPVVGFWKGILKPLSAAAFVATFTGLIYHYVGMGPNKVDEDEDEEEHHEAK; encoded by the coding sequence ATGTCAATGCAATCTCAAGACATTATTAAGCGTTCCGCCACCAACACGCTGACGCCGCCTCCTCAGGTGCGTCATCACCAGGAAGAAGTGGCGAAACTGATTGACGTCACTACCTGTATCGGCTGTAAAGCCTGTCAGGTAGCCTGTTCTGAGTGGAACGACATTCGCGATGAAGTGGGACATAACGTCGGGGTTTACGATAATCCCGCCGATCTGACCGCCAAGTCGTGGACGGTGATGCGCTATTCCGAAGTGGAAGAGAATGGCAAGCTGGAGTGGCTTATCCGTAAGGATGGCTGTATGCACTGTAGCGATCCGGGCTGCCTGAAGGCCTGCCCGTCCGCTGGCGCTATCATCCAGTACGCAAACGGCATCGTGGACTTCCAGTCCGAGCACTGTATCGGCTGCGGTTACTGTATCGCCGGCTGTCCGTTCAACGTTCCGCGTTTGAACAAAGAGGACAACCGGGTTTACAAGTGCACCCTGTGCGTTGACCGGGTAACCGTTGGTCAAGAACCGGCCTGCGTGAAGACCTGCCCAACCGGCGCCATTCACTTTGGCACCAAAGAGGCAATGAAACAGCTGGCCGAAGAGCGCATTGTTGAGCTGAAGGGCCGTGGCTACGAGAACGCGGGTCTCTACGATCCGCAGGGCGTTGGCGGTACACACGTTATGTACGTGCTGCACCACGCTGACCGTCCTGAGCTGTACCATAACCTGCCGAAAGATCCGGTCATCAGTCCGGTTGTCGGCTTCTGGAAAGGCATTCTTAAGCCGCTGTCTGCCGCCGCGTTTGTCGCCACCTTCACCGGCCTTATCTATCACTATGTAGGTATGGGTCCAAACAAGGTCGATGAAGACGAGGACGAGGAGGAACATCATGAAGCCAAATAA
- the fdnG gene encoding formate dehydrogenase-N subunit alpha: MQVSRRQFFRICAGGMAGTTAAVLGFTPGAALAETRSYKLLRASETRNTCTYCSVGCGLLMYSMGDGAKNARASIFHIEGDPDHPVSRGALCPKGAGLIDYVNSDSRLKYPEYRAPGSDKWQRISWDDAFGRIAKLMKADRDANFQEKNADGVTVNRWLTTGLLAASASSNENGLLTQKFSRALGMLAVDNQARVUHGPTVASLAPTFGRGAMTNHWVDIKNANLVIVMGGNAAEAHPVGFRWAMEAKIHNNAKLIVIDPRFTRTASVADFYTPLRSGTDIAFLSGVIRYLMANNKVNAEYVKYYTNATLLVRDDFVFEDGLFSGYDADKRQYDKTTWNYQVDENGFAKRDMTMTDPRCVWNLLKQHVERYTPEVVSNVCGTPQEDFIKVCELIAETSAVDKTTSFLYALGWTQHSVGAQNIRTMAMIQLLLGNMGMAGGGVNALRGHSNIQGLTDLGLLSQSLPGYMTLPSEKQATLQTYLDANTPKKGLANQVNYWGNYPKFFISMMKSFYGDKAQKDNDWGYDWLPKWDSGYDVLKYFTMMDEGKVNGYICQGFNPVASFPDKNKVVRSLSKLKYLVTIDPLNTETAEFWQDHGKQNDVKPSEIQTEVFRLPCTCFAEEDGSIVNSGRWLQWHWKGGEAPGEAITDGQILAGLLFKLRELYAQDGDKAVGKDPLMNMTWDYEMPMHPQSEEMAKESNGYALADITDADGKVILKKGQLLSSFAQLRDDGTTSSACWIYTGSWTEAGNQMARRDNSDPSGLGNTLAWSWAWPLNRRILYNRASADMQGKPWDPKRKLIEWDGAKWTGIDIPDFSAAPPGSDVMPFIMQNEGLGRLFALDKMAEGPFPEHYEPFETPIGTNPLHDKVVSNPAARVFKADLDNMGSAKDFPYVGTTYRLTEHFHFWTKHSLLNAITQPEQFVEIGEGLAKAKGIVQGDTVKVSSQRGYIEAKAVVTKRIRTLKVHGQDVETIGIPIHWGFVGAARKGFIANTLTPFVGDANTQTPEYKAFLVNVEKV, from the coding sequence ATGCAGGTCAGCAGAAGGCAGTTTTTCCGAATCTGCGCTGGCGGTATGGCAGGTACAACGGCGGCGGTTCTGGGGTTCACTCCAGGCGCTGCGTTGGCGGAGACGCGCAGCTACAAGCTGCTGCGCGCCAGCGAAACCCGCAATACCTGTACCTACTGTTCGGTGGGATGTGGGCTGTTAATGTACAGCATGGGGGACGGCGCCAAGAACGCCAGAGCCAGCATTTTTCATATCGAAGGCGACCCGGATCATCCGGTAAGCCGCGGCGCGCTTTGCCCGAAAGGGGCAGGGCTTATTGATTACGTCAACAGCGACAGTCGCCTCAAGTACCCTGAGTATCGCGCTCCGGGTTCTGACAAGTGGCAGCGCATTAGCTGGGACGACGCTTTCGGGCGCATTGCCAAGCTGATGAAGGCTGACCGCGACGCCAACTTCCAGGAGAAGAATGCTGACGGCGTGACCGTCAACCGCTGGCTGACCACAGGTCTGCTGGCTGCATCGGCTTCCAGTAACGAAAATGGTTTATTAACGCAGAAATTTTCGCGGGCGCTCGGCATGCTCGCAGTAGACAACCAGGCGCGCGTCTGACACGGACCAACGGTAGCAAGTCTTGCTCCAACATTTGGTCGCGGTGCGATGACCAACCACTGGGTGGATATTAAAAACGCCAACCTGGTTATTGTTATGGGCGGTAACGCCGCTGAAGCTCACCCTGTCGGTTTCCGCTGGGCGATGGAAGCGAAAATCCATAACAACGCCAAACTTATTGTTATCGATCCGCGCTTTACCCGCACGGCGTCTGTGGCTGATTTCTATACGCCATTGCGCTCAGGGACCGACATTGCCTTCCTGTCGGGCGTGATTCGCTACCTGATGGCGAACAACAAAGTTAACGCGGAATACGTCAAGTACTATACCAACGCCACGCTGCTGGTAAGGGACGACTTCGTCTTTGAAGACGGCCTGTTCAGCGGTTATGACGCCGACAAACGCCAGTACGACAAAACAACCTGGAACTATCAGGTTGATGAAAACGGCTTTGCCAAGCGCGACATGACCATGACCGACCCGCGCTGTGTGTGGAACCTGCTTAAGCAGCACGTCGAACGCTATACGCCGGAAGTGGTCAGCAACGTATGCGGTACGCCGCAGGAAGACTTTATCAAAGTCTGTGAGCTGATTGCTGAAACCAGCGCGGTGGATAAAACCACCTCGTTCCTGTACGCACTGGGATGGACGCAGCACTCCGTAGGCGCCCAGAACATCCGTACCATGGCCATGATCCAGCTGCTGCTGGGCAACATGGGTATGGCGGGCGGCGGCGTTAACGCCCTGCGCGGTCACTCCAACATTCAGGGCTTAACCGATCTCGGTCTGCTGTCGCAGTCTTTGCCGGGCTATATGACTCTGCCGTCAGAAAAGCAGGCAACGCTGCAAACCTATCTGGATGCGAATACGCCGAAGAAAGGGCTGGCCAATCAGGTTAACTACTGGGGCAACTACCCGAAATTCTTTATCAGCATGATGAAGAGTTTTTACGGTGACAAAGCCCAGAAAGACAACGACTGGGGCTATGACTGGTTGCCAAAGTGGGACAGCGGCTATGACGTGCTGAAGTACTTCACCATGATGGACGAAGGTAAAGTCAATGGCTACATCTGTCAGGGCTTTAACCCGGTAGCGTCTTTCCCTGATAAAAATAAGGTCGTTCGCTCTCTGTCCAAACTGAAGTACCTAGTAACGATTGACCCGCTGAATACCGAGACGGCTGAGTTCTGGCAGGATCACGGTAAGCAGAATGACGTCAAACCGTCCGAGATTCAGACTGAAGTCTTCCGTCTGCCTTGTACCTGCTTTGCCGAAGAAGACGGCTCTATCGTTAACTCCGGCCGCTGGCTGCAGTGGCACTGGAAGGGCGGTGAAGCCCCGGGTGAAGCGATTACCGACGGCCAGATCCTGGCTGGTCTGCTGTTCAAACTGCGTGAGCTTTACGCGCAGGACGGCGACAAGGCGGTAGGTAAAGATCCGCTGATGAACATGACCTGGGACTACGAGATGCCAATGCATCCGCAGTCTGAAGAGATGGCGAAAGAGTCCAACGGCTACGCGCTGGCGGATATCACTGACGCCGACGGCAAGGTCATTCTGAAGAAAGGCCAACTGCTCAGCAGCTTTGCGCAGCTGCGTGATGACGGCACCACTTCCAGCGCCTGCTGGATTTATACCGGCAGCTGGACTGAAGCCGGTAACCAGATGGCGCGTCGCGATAACTCTGACCCGTCGGGTCTGGGTAACACGCTGGCGTGGTCTTGGGCGTGGCCGCTTAACCGCCGCATTCTGTATAACCGCGCCTCTGCGGACATGCAGGGCAAGCCGTGGGATCCGAAGCGTAAGCTCATCGAGTGGGACGGCGCCAAGTGGACAGGTATCGATATTCCGGACTTTAGCGCCGCGCCTCCGGGTAGCGACGTGATGCCGTTTATCATGCAAAACGAAGGCCTAGGCCGTCTGTTTGCTCTGGATAAGATGGCAGAAGGTCCGTTCCCTGAACACTACGAGCCGTTTGAAACGCCAATCGGCACCAACCCGCTGCACGATAAAGTGGTATCCAACCCGGCAGCTCGTGTGTTCAAGGCTGACTTGGACAACATGGGCAGCGCGAAGGACTTCCCGTACGTGGGGACAACCTATCGCCTGACGGAACACTTCCACTTCTGGACTAAGCACTCGCTGCTTAACGCCATTACGCAGCCTGAGCAGTTCGTCGAGATCGGCGAGGGCCTAGCCAAGGCGAAGGGCATTGTGCAGGGCGATACGGTGAAGGTCAGCTCTCAGCGTGGCTACATTGAAGCCAAAGCGGTAGTGACCAAGCGTATCCGCACGCTGAAGGTGCACGGTCAAGACGTGGAGACTATCGGAATTCCGATCCACTGGGGCTTTGTCGGCGCGGCTCGCAAGGGCTTCATTGCCAATACCCTGACGCCGTTTGTTGGCGACGCCAACACGCAGACGCCAGAGTACAAGGCGTTCCTGGTTAACGTAGAAAAGGTGTAA
- the fdhD gene encoding formate dehydrogenase accessory sulfurtransferase FdhD — protein MVGVKSLTVRRHNSLATPEQDWVAQEVPVALVYNGISHVVMMATPKELDEFAVGFSLAEGIVESVSDIYGIDVNVGCSGIEVNVELSSRRFAGLKERRRAMAGRTGCGVCGVEQLVEVLRPIPTLPFTQTFNLGLLDSALPGLNDVQLVGQLTGCTHAAGWVSPEGKMLGGREDVGRHVALDKLLGVRAKAGWTDGAVLVSSRASYEMVQKAAMCGVEILFAVSAATTLAVEVAEKCNLTLVGFSKPGRATVYTHPQRIIVAA, from the coding sequence ATAGTGGGCGTAAAATCGCTGACTGTCCGCAGGCATAACTCTCTGGCAACCCCAGAACAGGACTGGGTGGCGCAGGAAGTCCCCGTTGCGCTGGTGTACAACGGTATTTCTCACGTTGTTATGATGGCAACGCCAAAAGAGCTAGACGAGTTCGCCGTTGGCTTTTCTTTAGCCGAAGGGATTGTGGAATCTGTCAGCGATATTTACGGCATCGACGTTAACGTCGGATGTAGCGGAATTGAGGTTAACGTTGAGCTTTCCAGCCGCCGATTTGCCGGACTTAAAGAGCGCCGCAGAGCTATGGCCGGGCGCACAGGCTGCGGCGTGTGTGGCGTAGAGCAGCTGGTAGAGGTTTTGCGGCCTATTCCAACTTTGCCATTCACACAAACCTTTAATCTTGGCCTGCTGGATAGCGCACTTCCCGGCCTCAATGACGTACAGCTGGTTGGGCAGTTGACTGGCTGTACTCACGCGGCAGGCTGGGTTTCCCCTGAAGGAAAAATGCTCGGCGGGCGCGAAGACGTCGGCCGCCACGTGGCGCTGGATAAACTGTTGGGCGTTAGAGCCAAAGCGGGCTGGACGGACGGAGCGGTGCTTGTTTCAAGCAGAGCAAGCTATGAAATGGTGCAAAAGGCGGCGATGTGCGGTGTAGAGATCCTGTTTGCCGTCTCGGCTGCCACCACGCTGGCGGTAGAGGTTGCCGAAAAGTGTAACCTGACGCTGGTCGGCTTCAGCAAGCCAGGGCGAGCAACGGTATACACCCACCCTCAGCGGATTATTGTGGCGGCATAA
- the fdhE gene encoding formate dehydrogenase accessory protein FdhE yields MSSIRIVSPEEVGKNPTAIPPLLFANLKSLYTRRAERMRQLAKESPLGGYLTFAATVVDAQDKARHDHPLTVDLTDVLKNASDRPPLATDTYPRSEHWQTLLLSIIAELMPDAPEHVVPVLESLQKMSAKEREALATALLAGEYGKVGSDKAPFLWAALSLYWAQMASQIPGKARTEYGEGRHFCPVCGSAPVASLVHIGTDAGLRYLHCSLCESEWHMVRVKCSNCEQGGSLNYWSLDSEKAAVKAESCSDCGSYLKILYQEQDQYVEPVADDLASLVLDAKVEEEGFARSSINPFMFPSGE; encoded by the coding sequence ATGAGCAGTATCCGCATTGTTTCACCGGAAGAGGTGGGCAAAAACCCTACGGCGATCCCGCCGCTCCTGTTTGCCAACCTGAAAAGCCTTTACACTCGCCGCGCTGAGCGTATGCGCCAGCTGGCGAAAGAGAGTCCGTTGGGAGGCTACCTGACGTTTGCTGCGACCGTTGTGGACGCTCAGGATAAGGCGCGTCACGATCACCCGCTGACAGTGGACTTAACCGACGTGCTGAAAAATGCTTCCGACAGGCCACCGCTGGCGACGGATACCTACCCGAGAAGCGAGCACTGGCAAACGCTGCTGCTGTCTATTATTGCCGAGCTGATGCCCGATGCACCGGAACACGTTGTCCCGGTGCTGGAATCGCTGCAAAAGATGAGCGCTAAGGAGCGGGAGGCTTTAGCCACTGCGCTACTGGCGGGTGAATATGGCAAAGTCGGCAGCGATAAAGCCCCGTTCCTGTGGGCTGCTCTTTCTCTTTACTGGGCGCAGATGGCCAGTCAGATCCCCGGTAAGGCGCGTACAGAATATGGTGAAGGTCGGCATTTCTGCCCAGTTTGCGGCAGCGCACCGGTAGCGAGTTTAGTTCACATCGGTACTGATGCAGGCCTTCGCTACCTGCACTGTAGTCTGTGTGAAAGCGAGTGGCACATGGTGCGCGTGAAGTGCAGTAACTGTGAGCAGGGCGGTAGCCTTAACTACTGGTCACTGGACTCAGAAAAGGCGGCAGTAAAAGCGGAGAGCTGTAGCGACTGCGGCAGCTATCTAAAAATTCTGTATCAGGAGCAAGATCAGTACGTTGAGCCGGTTGCTGACGATCTGGCATCGCTGGTGCTGGATGCGAAAGTCGAAGAAGAGGGCTTTGCCCGAAGCAGCATTAACCCGTTTATGTTCCCATCGGGGGAATAA